The stretch of DNA CTCGCCCATGGTGAGCTCATGATGGTGGCGATGTATGTCGCTTACTGGATGTTTGTGCTCTTCCATATCGACCCTTACCTGTCAGTCTTTATCGCGACGCCCCTCCTCTTTTTCCTCGGCATCGCGATCCAGAAGTTCCTCATCAACCCTGTTCTGAAGGTCGATTCGATTCTGCCCGAAAACCAGGTCATCCTGACTGTGGGTGTCGGCATGGTCCTGGCGAATCTCGCGACGATATTCTTTACCTCTGATTATCGTTCGACGCCGGTGGGCTATGCGACGAAGGCCTGGTATCTCA from Thermodesulfovibrionales bacterium encodes:
- a CDS encoding branched-chain amino acid ABC transporter permease; this translates as MVKLEVFLQTLIQGFLMGGLYALIGLGMTLIMGVMKIINLAHGELMMVAMYVAYWMFVLFHIDPYLSVFIATPLLFFLGIAIQKFLINPVLKVDSILPENQVILTVGVGMVLANLATIFFTSDYRSTPVGYATKAWYL